Proteins encoded within one genomic window of Rubripirellula tenax:
- a CDS encoding DUF1289 domain-containing protein yields the protein MNNPPEDPSASPCIQVCTIDQQGVCEGCHRTLDEIAAYSRLNPQQRQIVNQRAAARRKK from the coding sequence ATGAACAACCCGCCCGAAGATCCGTCCGCATCACCGTGCATCCAAGTTTGCACGATCGACCAGCAGGGCGTGTGCGAGGGGTGCCACCGCACGCTGGACGAAATTGCCGCGTATTCCCGGCTCAATCCCCAGCAACGTCAAATCGTCAACCAGCGGGCCGCCGCGAGAAGGAAAAAGTAG